One Streptomyces sp. L2 genomic window carries:
- a CDS encoding anti-sigma regulatory factor, whose translation MSQIAGEPATQDFVEVRLPAAGAYLSVLRTATAGLAARLDFTLDEIEDLRIAVDEACAILLQQAVQGSVLSCVFRLVDDSLEVTVSAPTTDGHAPSRDTFAWTVLSALAGKVSSAVDEDKTVSISLYKQRGAGPGPA comes from the coding sequence GTGTCCCAGATCGCAGGCGAGCCCGCGACCCAGGACTTCGTGGAAGTCCGGCTGCCGGCCGCGGGTGCCTACCTGTCGGTGCTGCGGACGGCCACGGCCGGCCTGGCGGCCCGTTTGGACTTCACCCTGGACGAGATCGAGGATCTGCGCATCGCCGTGGACGAGGCATGCGCGATCCTGCTCCAGCAGGCCGTGCAGGGCTCCGTGCTCAGCTGTGTCTTCCGGCTGGTCGACGACTCGCTGGAGGTCACGGTGTCGGCGCCCACCACCGACGGACACGCGCCCTCGCGGGACACCTTCGCGTGGACGGTGCTCTCGGCCCTCGCGGGCAAGGTCTCGTCCGCCGTCGACGAGGACAAGACCGTGTCGATCAGCCTCTACAAACAGCGCGGCGCGGGACCCGGGCCGGCGTGA
- a CDS encoding DUF952 domain-containing protein, with translation MPKLPHIVHITERSLWDAARERGTYEVSTRGRTLQEEGFIHFSTREQLPRIAAFLYGDYDGPDELVVLVVDPARLGVPVRYESMEPGGEEFPHVYGPVPVEAVVEVEPWN, from the coding sequence ATGCCGAAGCTCCCGCACATCGTCCACATCACTGAGCGTTCTCTGTGGGACGCGGCCCGAGAACGCGGCACGTACGAGGTCTCGACGCGTGGCCGCACGCTCCAGGAGGAGGGATTCATCCACTTCTCCACCCGCGAGCAGCTCCCGCGCATCGCCGCCTTCCTGTACGGCGACTACGACGGGCCGGACGAACTGGTCGTGCTGGTCGTGGATCCCGCCCGGCTCGGCGTGCCCGTGAGGTACGAGTCCATGGAGCCGGGCGGCGAGGAGTTCCCGCACGTCTACGGACCGGTGCCGGTCGAGGCCGTGGTGGAGGTGGAGCCCTGGAACTGA
- a CDS encoding RNA polymerase sigma factor SigF translates to MRDGDGPVRDEERGTRELPTQGAGPADGSRRMADGIDGIPEQARPHPEDDSGSAGRDGAVQSTPPQAQRGTGSAARAGARARGRATGGAMSEHERDAGDDALRAEAVRAAPHDPHDRSGARAKFVELRKLNAGSPEYAELRNQLVRMHLPLVEHLARRFRNRGEPLDDLTQVATIGLIKSVDRFDPERGVEFSTYATPTVVGEIKRHFRDKGWAVRVPRRLQELRLALTTATAELSQLHGRSPTVHELAEKLAISEEEVLEGLESANAYSTLSLDVPDTDDESPAVADTLGAEDEALEGVEYRESLKPLLEDLPPREKRILLLRFFGNMTQSQIAQEVGISQMHVSRLLARTLAQLREKLLVEE, encoded by the coding sequence GTGAGGGACGGGGACGGGCCGGTGCGGGACGAAGAGCGCGGCACACGGGAGCTGCCGACGCAGGGCGCGGGCCCTGCGGACGGTTCCCGACGCATGGCGGACGGCATCGACGGCATTCCCGAGCAGGCCAGGCCGCACCCGGAGGACGACTCCGGGTCGGCCGGCCGGGACGGTGCCGTGCAGAGCACGCCCCCTCAAGCGCAGCGCGGAACCGGATCCGCCGCCCGCGCGGGGGCGAGGGCTCGGGGAAGGGCGACGGGCGGAGCGATGAGCGAGCACGAGCGAGACGCCGGGGACGACGCGCTGCGCGCCGAGGCCGTGCGGGCCGCACCGCACGATCCGCACGACCGCAGCGGCGCGCGTGCGAAGTTCGTCGAGCTGCGCAAGCTCAACGCGGGCAGCCCGGAGTACGCGGAGCTGCGCAACCAGCTCGTCCGCATGCACCTGCCGCTCGTGGAGCACCTGGCGCGCCGCTTCCGCAACCGCGGCGAGCCGCTGGACGACCTCACCCAGGTCGCCACCATCGGCCTGATCAAGTCCGTGGACCGCTTCGACCCGGAGCGCGGCGTGGAGTTCTCCACGTACGCCACCCCGACCGTCGTCGGCGAGATCAAGCGGCACTTCCGCGACAAGGGCTGGGCGGTGCGGGTCCCGCGCCGCCTGCAGGAGCTGCGTCTCGCGCTGACGACGGCCACGGCGGAGCTGTCCCAACTGCACGGGCGCTCCCCCACGGTCCATGAGCTGGCCGAGAAGCTGGCCATCTCCGAGGAGGAGGTCCTGGAGGGCCTGGAGTCCGCCAACGCGTACTCCACGCTGTCGCTGGACGTCCCCGACACCGACGACGAGTCCCCGGCGGTGGCCGACACCCTCGGCGCCGAGGACGAGGCGCTGGAGGGCGTGGAGTACCGGGAGTCCCTCAAGCCGCTGCTGGAGGATCTGCCGCCGCGCGAGAAGCGGATCCTGTTGCTGCGCTTCTTCGGGAACATGACCCAGTCGCAGATCGCGCAGGAGGTCGGCATCTCCCAGATGCACGTGTCCCGGCTGCTGGCCCGCACCCTGGCGCAGCTGCGGGAGAAGTTGCTCGTCGAGGAGTAG
- a CDS encoding UBP-type zinc finger domain-containing protein, producing the protein MKQCTHADALPHPEPRPLGETCPECLARGTHPVQLRLCLTCGHVGCCDSSPGRHATEHHEQSGHPVMRTFEPGEDWRWCFVDHVLV; encoded by the coding sequence ATGAAACAGTGCACGCATGCCGACGCGCTGCCGCACCCCGAACCCCGTCCGCTCGGCGAGACCTGTCCGGAGTGCCTCGCGCGCGGGACGCATCCGGTTCAGCTGCGGCTCTGCCTGACCTGTGGCCACGTCGGCTGCTGCGATTCCTCGCCGGGCAGACACGCCACGGAACACCATGAGCAGTCCGGGCATCCGGTGATGCGGACCTTCGAGCCGGGCGAGGACTGGCGCTGGTGCTTCGTCGACCACGTTCTCGTCTGA
- a CDS encoding pyridoxal-phosphate dependent enzyme: protein MTRADPFAPRLPSPLQEVGDNRFARHGLRLLLKRDDLIHPELIGNKWRKLVPNVEAAGGRALVTFGGAYSNHLRATAAAGRLLGVPTTGVVRGQELAGRPLNPSLSRCAADGMRLHFVERSVYRRKTEPETLAAILRAAGAEGAYVVPEGGSNAAAVRGCRALGEELRGHTDVVAVACGTGGTLAGLAAGLAPEQRALGIAVLKGGFLTADIQALQERAFGARSGTWTVDDRFHLGGYARTTPALDAFAADFGQRHGLPVERLYVAKLLHGLVALAEEGAFARGTTVAAVVTGRPFP from the coding sequence GTGACCCGTGCCGATCCGTTCGCCCCGCGCCTTCCCTCACCGTTGCAGGAGGTCGGGGACAATCGTTTCGCCAGGCACGGGCTGCGGCTGCTGCTGAAGCGGGACGACCTGATCCACCCGGAGCTGATCGGCAACAAGTGGCGGAAGCTGGTGCCGAACGTCGAGGCTGCGGGGGGCCGGGCGCTGGTGACCTTCGGCGGTGCCTACTCCAACCATCTGCGGGCCACCGCGGCGGCGGGGCGGCTGCTCGGCGTGCCGACCACCGGCGTGGTCCGCGGGCAGGAACTGGCCGGCCGCCCCCTCAACCCGTCCCTGAGCCGGTGCGCGGCCGACGGTATGCGCCTGCATTTCGTCGAGAGGTCGGTGTACCGGCGCAAGACCGAGCCGGAGACGCTGGCCGCGATCCTGCGCGCGGCCGGCGCCGAGGGGGCGTACGTCGTGCCGGAGGGCGGCAGCAACGCGGCGGCGGTGCGCGGCTGCCGGGCCCTCGGTGAGGAGCTGCGCGGGCACACCGACGTCGTCGCGGTGGCCTGCGGCACCGGCGGCACCCTGGCCGGGCTCGCCGCCGGGCTGGCCCCGGAACAGCGCGCGCTCGGCATAGCGGTCCTCAAGGGCGGCTTCCTCACGGCCGACATACAGGCCCTGCAGGAGCGCGCGTTCGGCGCCCGCAGTGGCACGTGGACCGTCGACGACCGCTTCCACCTCGGTGGTTACGCCCGTACGACCCCTGCGCTGGACGCCTTCGCCGCGGACTTCGGGCAGCGGCACGGCCTGCCCGTCGAACGTCTCTATGTCGCCAAGTTGCTCCATGGACTTGTCGCTCTGGCCGAGGAGGGCGCCTTCGCGCGCGGGACGACGGTCGCCGCGGTCGTGACGGGGCGGCCGTTCCCGTAG
- a CDS encoding diacylglycerol kinase family protein, whose product MRALLVVNPAATTTSARRRDVLIHALASEMKLEVVTTEYRGHARDLGQQAAESDDIRMVVALGGDGTVNEVVNGLLHAGPDPDRLPGLAVVPGGSTNVFARALGLPNEPVEATGALLDALREGRERVVGLGLASGTPGSEDEAVPARWFTFNAGLGFDAGVVGRVEQQRERGKKSTHALYVRQVVRQFLGEPNRRHGNITLERPGADPVTDLVVAIVSNTSPWTYLGNRPMYTSPKASFDTGIDVLGLSRLSTASVARYGTQLLTSSPERGPHGRHALSLHDLDRFTLHSKAPLPLQMDGDHLGLRTSVTFTGVRRALRVIV is encoded by the coding sequence ATGCGCGCACTTCTCGTGGTCAACCCGGCGGCAACCACCACCAGTGCCCGCAGGCGCGATGTGCTGATCCACGCGCTGGCCAGCGAGATGAAGCTCGAGGTCGTCACCACCGAGTACCGGGGCCACGCCCGCGACCTCGGACAGCAGGCCGCGGAGAGCGACGACATCCGCATGGTCGTGGCCCTCGGCGGCGACGGCACCGTCAACGAGGTCGTGAACGGGCTCCTGCACGCCGGCCCCGACCCCGACCGGCTGCCGGGCCTCGCCGTGGTGCCGGGCGGTTCCACGAATGTCTTCGCCCGTGCCCTGGGCCTGCCCAACGAGCCCGTCGAGGCCACCGGCGCCCTGCTGGACGCGCTGCGCGAGGGCCGCGAGCGGGTCGTCGGCCTCGGCCTGGCCTCCGGCACGCCCGGCAGCGAGGACGAGGCGGTCCCGGCCCGCTGGTTCACCTTCAACGCCGGCCTCGGCTTCGACGCGGGTGTGGTCGGCCGGGTCGAGCAGCAGCGGGAGCGCGGGAAGAAGTCGACGCACGCGTTGTACGTCCGTCAGGTCGTCCGGCAGTTCCTCGGCGAGCCGAACCGCCGCCACGGGAACATCACGCTGGAGCGGCCGGGCGCGGACCCGGTGACCGACCTGGTTGTCGCCATAGTCTCGAACACGTCCCCTTGGACGTATCTCGGCAATCGCCCGATGTACACGTCACCTAAGGCCTCGTTCGACACCGGCATCGACGTGCTCGGTCTCAGCCGCCTCTCGACCGCCTCGGTTGCCCGGTATGGGACGCAGTTGCTCACTTCGTCCCCCGAGCGCGGACCCCACGGCAGACACGCATTGTCACTGCACGACCTGGACCGGTTCACCTTGCATTCGAAGGCGCCCCTGCCGCTCCAGATGGACGGCGACCACCTGGGACTGCGTACGAGCGTGACGTTCACAGGTGTACGCCGTGCACTGCGTGTGATTGTGTGA
- a CDS encoding WhiB family transcriptional regulator yields MDWRHNAVCREEDPELFFPIGNTGPALLQIEEAKAVCRRCPVVEQCLQWALESGQDSGVWGGLSEDERRAMKRRAARNRARQASA; encoded by the coding sequence ATGGACTGGCGTCACAACGCCGTTTGCCGCGAGGAAGACCCCGAGCTCTTCTTCCCCATCGGCAACACCGGTCCTGCGCTGCTGCAGATCGAGGAAGCCAAGGCCGTCTGCCGTCGCTGCCCCGTTGTTGAGCAGTGTCTGCAGTGGGCGCTCGAGTCCGGTCAGGACTCCGGCGTCTGGGGTGGTCTCAGCGAGGACGAGCGCCGCGCGATGAAGCGCCGCGCCGCTCGCAACCGGGCTCGTCAGGCCTCCGCCTGA
- a CDS encoding family 2B encapsulin nanocompartment shell protein, whose protein sequence is MSVGEEVRTEQGKPQQSLGTAAARNLATTTKSVPQMQEISSRWLLRTLPWVDVQGGTYRVNRRLTFAVGDGRITFVKTGDQVEVIPAELGELPALRAYEDEDVLTELSRRCRQRDVAAGEVIASFGSQADEVYLLAHGRVEKIGTGPYGDDSVLGVLADGAYFGEQALLDPDAIWEYTARADTACTMLILSRQDFEQVAERSDSLREHVQHLRSIPEQRTNKYGEKAVELSAGHNGEPDIPHTFVDYEARPREYELSIAQTVLRIHSRVADLYNQPMNQTEQQLRLTVEALKERQEHELVNNRQFGLLHNCEYDQRLQPHDGVPSPDDMDELLSRRRGTKLFLAHPRAIAAFGRELNKRGLVPETIEIGGNRIPTWRGVPIYPCSKIPVSEARTTSIIAMRTGEADQGVIGLRQSGLPDEIEPSLSVRFMGINEQAIIKYLVTAYYSAAVLVPDALGVLENVEIGRWR, encoded by the coding sequence ATGTCGGTAGGCGAAGAGGTCCGCACGGAGCAGGGCAAGCCGCAGCAGTCCCTCGGCACGGCGGCCGCGCGGAACCTGGCCACCACCACCAAGTCCGTGCCGCAGATGCAGGAGATCAGCTCCCGCTGGCTGCTGCGCACACTGCCGTGGGTGGACGTACAGGGCGGCACGTACCGCGTTAACCGGCGGCTGACGTTCGCCGTCGGGGACGGCCGCATCACCTTCGTGAAGACGGGGGACCAGGTCGAGGTCATCCCGGCCGAACTCGGCGAGCTGCCGGCCCTCCGCGCGTACGAGGACGAGGACGTGCTGACCGAGCTGTCCCGCCGCTGCCGCCAGCGCGACGTCGCGGCCGGTGAGGTCATCGCGTCCTTCGGCAGCCAGGCGGACGAGGTCTACCTGCTCGCCCACGGCAGGGTGGAGAAGATCGGCACGGGCCCGTACGGCGACGACTCCGTCCTCGGCGTCCTCGCCGACGGCGCCTACTTCGGCGAACAGGCGCTCCTCGACCCGGACGCCATCTGGGAGTACACCGCACGCGCGGACACCGCGTGCACCATGCTGATCCTCAGCCGGCAGGACTTCGAGCAGGTCGCCGAACGCTCGGACTCACTGCGCGAACACGTGCAGCACCTGCGCTCGATCCCCGAGCAGCGCACCAACAAGTACGGCGAGAAGGCCGTCGAGCTGTCCGCCGGCCACAACGGCGAACCGGACATCCCGCACACCTTCGTCGACTACGAGGCGCGGCCCCGCGAGTACGAACTGAGCATCGCCCAGACGGTGCTGCGCATCCACTCCCGCGTGGCCGACCTGTACAACCAGCCGATGAACCAGACCGAGCAGCAGTTGCGGCTCACCGTCGAGGCCCTGAAGGAGCGCCAGGAGCACGAGCTGGTCAACAACCGCCAGTTCGGCCTGCTCCACAACTGCGAGTACGACCAGCGGCTCCAGCCGCACGACGGCGTGCCCAGCCCGGACGACATGGACGAGCTGCTCAGCCGCCGCCGGGGCACCAAGCTGTTCCTCGCCCACCCCCGTGCGATCGCCGCGTTCGGGCGCGAGCTGAACAAGCGCGGACTGGTCCCGGAGACCATCGAGATCGGCGGCAACCGCATTCCCACCTGGCGTGGTGTGCCGATCTACCCGTGCAGCAAGATCCCGGTCAGCGAGGCCCGGACGACGTCGATCATCGCCATGCGTACCGGCGAGGCCGACCAGGGCGTCATCGGCCTGCGGCAGTCCGGCCTCCCGGACGAGATCGAACCCAGCCTCTCCGTCCGTTTCATGGGCATCAACGAACAGGCCATCATCAAGTACCTGGTGACGGCGTACTACTCGGCGGCCGTACTGGTCCCCGACGCGCTCGGAGTGCTGGAGAACGTCGAGATCGGCCGGTGGAGGTGA
- a CDS encoding family 2 encapsulin nanocompartment cargo protein polyprenyl transferase yields MTEFMTEAKERVPGAPRPGPHTSRGVAGKTAGASGAGAHDGQEAVILLERTRAVVDPELRAAIESLPGSMRAVALHHFGWQHADGTPAAGSAGKAIRPALVLAAAAALGGTAARTAAVRAAAAVELVHNFTLLHDDVMDRDTSRRHRPTAWTVFGDADAILAGDALQALALRLLAEDTHPAAPAAAARLAACVVELCAGQHTDTAMERRAPDEVTLDEVLAMAEAKTGALLGCACAIGALYAGASQEEVAALDGFGRQAGLAFQLIDDVIGIWGDPGRTGKPAGADLAARKKSLPVVAALTSGTLAADELAELYAKPYAEGDADNGEIARTAVAVERAGGRDWAQTEAADRMAHAMQELARAVPDPEAADGLLGLAEFVTRRTS; encoded by the coding sequence ATGACCGAGTTCATGACGGAGGCCAAGGAGCGTGTCCCCGGGGCACCCCGGCCCGGACCGCACACCTCCAGGGGCGTGGCCGGGAAGACCGCCGGCGCGAGCGGTGCCGGCGCGCACGACGGGCAGGAGGCGGTGATCCTGCTGGAGCGCACCCGGGCCGTCGTCGACCCGGAACTCCGCGCCGCGATCGAGTCGTTGCCCGGCTCCATGCGCGCCGTCGCGCTCCACCACTTCGGCTGGCAGCACGCGGACGGCACCCCGGCCGCCGGCAGTGCGGGCAAGGCCATAAGGCCCGCCCTCGTCCTCGCCGCGGCCGCCGCACTCGGTGGTACGGCGGCCAGGACCGCGGCCGTCCGGGCCGCCGCCGCGGTGGAACTGGTCCACAACTTCACGCTGTTGCACGACGACGTGATGGACCGGGACACCTCCCGCCGCCACCGCCCCACGGCCTGGACGGTGTTCGGTGACGCCGACGCCATCCTCGCCGGGGACGCCCTCCAGGCACTCGCCCTGCGGCTGCTCGCCGAGGACACACACCCGGCGGCGCCCGCGGCCGCCGCCCGCCTCGCGGCCTGTGTCGTCGAACTGTGCGCCGGACAGCACACCGACACGGCCATGGAGCGGCGCGCCCCGGACGAGGTCACCCTCGACGAGGTGCTCGCGATGGCCGAGGCGAAGACGGGCGCGCTGCTGGGCTGCGCCTGCGCCATCGGCGCGCTCTACGCGGGCGCGTCTCAGGAGGAGGTCGCGGCGCTGGACGGCTTCGGCCGTCAGGCCGGGCTCGCCTTCCAGTTGATCGACGACGTCATCGGGATATGGGGCGACCCCGGGCGCACCGGGAAACCGGCCGGCGCGGACCTGGCCGCCCGCAAGAAGTCCCTGCCGGTGGTGGCCGCGCTGACCTCCGGAACCCTGGCGGCGGACGAACTCGCCGAGTTGTACGCCAAGCCGTACGCGGAGGGCGACGCGGACAACGGGGAGATCGCCCGCACCGCCGTGGCCGTGGAGCGGGCCGGCGGCCGGGACTGGGCGCAGACCGAGGCGGCCGACCGGATGGCCCACGCCATGCAGGAACTGGCACGCGCGGTGCCGGACCCGGAAGCGGCGGACGGCCTGCTGGGACTGGCCGAATTCGTGACCCGCCGCACCAGTTGA
- a CDS encoding Na+/H+ antiporter: MDVMPLLLLVAGSAAVAAAARRTPAPAPLLLVAVGLVVSYVPGVPDYTLDPDIVLPLLLPPLLYTSAVDSSYLDLRAQLRPVALLSVGYVLFATFAVGWAAYLIVPGLPLTAALVLGAVVAPPDAVAATAVARRVGLPSRITTILQGESLLNDATAITAYKVALAAAVGARATWAGGIGEFLLAAVGGVGVGLVLMAPLHWLRTHLKEPLLQNTLSLLIPFVAYGVAEQVHASGVLAVVVVALYLGHRAWEVDFATRLQEDAVWKMVAFILESAVFALIGLQLPVVLKGLGAYEGLDAAWYAVAVFLVVVVARFAWVYPAAFVPRLLSAGIREREENPTWRGAMVTGWAGMRGVVSLAIAFSIPLTVHGGHPFPQRNLILFLTFTTVIGTLVVQGVTLPPLIRLLKFPGRDRQSETLAEANAQAQASRAAESRLDDLLADERNALPPPLSDRLRSVLERRRNAVWERLGQVNPVTGESVDDTYRRLSSEMISAEREVFVRLRDHRYIDDEMLRALLRRLDLEEAAAYREAG, from the coding sequence ATGGACGTGATGCCGCTGCTGTTGCTGGTGGCGGGCAGTGCGGCGGTGGCGGCGGCGGCCCGGCGCACCCCCGCGCCGGCCCCCCTGCTGCTGGTCGCGGTGGGCCTGGTGGTGTCGTACGTGCCGGGGGTGCCCGACTACACGCTCGACCCGGACATCGTCCTGCCGCTGCTGCTGCCCCCGCTGCTGTACACCTCGGCCGTCGACAGTTCCTACCTCGACCTGCGCGCCCAGCTGAGACCCGTGGCGCTGCTGTCCGTCGGATACGTGCTCTTCGCGACCTTCGCCGTCGGCTGGGCCGCCTATCTGATCGTTCCCGGGCTGCCGTTGACCGCCGCGCTGGTGCTGGGCGCGGTGGTCGCGCCGCCGGACGCCGTCGCCGCGACGGCCGTCGCGCGCCGGGTCGGACTGCCGTCCCGGATCACCACCATCCTGCAGGGCGAGTCCCTGCTGAACGACGCCACCGCGATCACCGCCTACAAGGTGGCCCTCGCCGCGGCCGTCGGCGCGCGCGCCACATGGGCGGGCGGCATCGGCGAGTTCCTGCTCGCGGCGGTCGGCGGCGTCGGCGTCGGCCTGGTCCTGATGGCACCCCTGCACTGGCTGCGCACCCACCTGAAGGAGCCGCTCCTGCAGAACACGCTGTCCCTGCTGATCCCGTTCGTCGCCTACGGCGTCGCCGAGCAGGTCCACGCCTCCGGGGTGCTCGCCGTGGTCGTCGTCGCCCTCTATCTCGGTCACCGCGCGTGGGAGGTCGATTTCGCCACCCGCCTCCAGGAGGACGCGGTGTGGAAGATGGTCGCCTTCATCCTGGAGTCGGCGGTCTTCGCGCTGATCGGCCTGCAACTGCCCGTCGTCCTCAAGGGCCTCGGGGCGTACGAGGGTCTCGACGCCGCCTGGTACGCGGTGGCGGTCTTCCTGGTGGTGGTCGTGGCCCGGTTCGCCTGGGTCTACCCCGCCGCCTTCGTCCCCCGCCTGCTGTCGGCCGGCATCCGGGAACGCGAGGAGAACCCCACCTGGCGGGGTGCGATGGTCACCGGCTGGGCCGGCATGCGCGGCGTTGTCTCCCTCGCCATCGCCTTCTCCATCCCGCTCACCGTGCACGGCGGCCATCCCTTCCCGCAGCGCAATCTGATCCTGTTCCTGACCTTCACCACCGTCATCGGCACGCTGGTCGTGCAGGGCGTCACCCTGCCCCCGCTGATCCGCCTGCTGAAGTTCCCCGGCCGTGACCGGCAGTCCGAGACGCTCGCCGAGGCCAACGCCCAGGCACAGGCCTCGCGCGCGGCCGAGAGCCGCCTGGACGACCTCCTCGCTGACGAACGCAACGCCCTGCCCCCGCCGCTCTCCGACCGCCTGCGCTCGGTCCTGGAACGCCGCCGCAACGCCGTCTGGGAGCGGCTCGGCCAGGTCAACCCGGTCACCGGCGAATCCGTCGACGACACCTACCGGCGGCTGTCCAGCGAGATGATCAGCGCCGAACGCGAGGTGTTCGTCCGGCTCCGCGACCACCGCTACATCGACGACGAGATGCTCCGCGCGCTGCTCCGCAGACTCGACCTGGAGGAGGCGGCCGCCTACCGGGAGGCCGGTTAG
- a CDS encoding VOC family protein, which translates to MDLKLKQCFIAVDDHDKAMAFYCDVLGLEVRNDVSWEGMRWLTLGSPLQPDVEVVLEPPGANPDASPADRQAMAELLAKGMLRGVIFTTTDCDALYDRVREAGGDVLQEPTDQPYGVRDCAFRDPAGNMLRFLQRPAG; encoded by the coding sequence ATGGATCTGAAACTGAAGCAGTGCTTCATCGCCGTCGACGACCATGACAAGGCGATGGCCTTCTACTGCGACGTCCTGGGCCTGGAAGTGCGCAACGACGTGTCCTGGGAGGGCATGCGCTGGCTGACCCTGGGGTCCCCGCTCCAGCCGGACGTGGAGGTCGTCCTGGAGCCGCCGGGCGCGAACCCGGACGCCTCCCCCGCCGACCGGCAGGCGATGGCCGAACTGCTCGCCAAGGGCATGCTGCGCGGGGTCATCTTCACCACCACCGACTGCGACGCGCTGTACGACCGGGTGCGCGAGGCCGGCGGGGACGTCCTGCAGGAGCCGACGGACCAGCCGTACGGGGTGCGCGACTGCGCCTTCCGCGATCCGGCCGGCAACATGCTGCGGTTCCTCCAGCGTCCCGCCGGCTGA
- a CDS encoding N-acetylmuramoyl-L-alanine amidase — protein MAPPMSASGFLDALRGEGVTVVEVGDWRQHNRNHKGPWGPVHGVMIHHTATRGAAGTVEVCRDGRAGLPGPLCHGVITKDGRVHLVGYGRANHAGLGDDDVLRAVIAEKGLPPDNEANTDGNRHFYGFECENVGDGEDPWPQAQLEAIERVAAAVCRHHGWTERSVIGHLEWQPGKIDPRGFTMTWLRERIRERLKG, from the coding sequence ATGGCCCCACCCATGTCCGCGAGCGGATTTCTGGACGCTCTCCGCGGGGAGGGCGTCACGGTCGTCGAGGTCGGCGACTGGCGTCAGCACAACCGCAACCACAAGGGTCCCTGGGGCCCGGTCCACGGGGTGATGATCCACCACACCGCGACGCGGGGCGCCGCCGGCACCGTCGAGGTCTGCCGGGACGGCCGTGCGGGGCTGCCGGGTCCGCTGTGCCACGGCGTGATCACCAAGGACGGCCGGGTCCACCTGGTCGGCTACGGCCGCGCCAACCACGCGGGGCTCGGCGACGACGACGTGCTGCGTGCGGTGATCGCCGAGAAGGGGCTGCCGCCGGACAACGAGGCGAACACCGACGGCAACCGGCACTTCTACGGCTTTGAGTGCGAGAACGTGGGCGACGGCGAGGATCCATGGCCGCAGGCGCAACTGGAGGCGATCGAGCGGGTCGCGGCAGCCGTCTGCCGGCACCACGGCTGGACGGAGCGATCGGTGATCGGCCACCTGGAATGGCAGCCGGGGAAGATCGACCCGCGCGGGTTCACGATGACCTGGCTACGGGAGCGGATCAGGGAGCGACTGAAGGGCTGA